One genomic region from Methanonatronarchaeum thermophilum encodes:
- a CDS encoding class I SAM-dependent methyltransferase: protein MDDKTKEHAVRFNEIADEYDEDPRPEYLECLNVVVGCADPDSSDMVLDIGTGTGAVALKLAKKAKYVYGRDISEGMLEKAKEKASEQGVDNVEFGVGSFNKPDVDSVDIIVSNFALHHLTDEEKKNTINGFSELGAQKIVLGDLMFFKKPDMENPFHKPEVDDPAYVGELVLAFTQAGYSVTNLVKIHNEIGVLVGKKTPDH, encoded by the coding sequence ATGGATGATAAAACAAAGGAGCATGCAGTAAGGTTCAACGAAATCGCCGATGAATATGATGAAGACCCGAGACCTGAGTATCTTGAATGTCTTAATGTAGTTGTAGGTTGTGCCGACCCAGATAGTAGTGACATGGTTTTAGATATAGGAACTGGAACTGGAGCGGTAGCTCTAAAGCTAGCTAAAAAAGCCAAGTATGTTTACGGTCGAGACATCAGTGAAGGGATGTTGGAGAAAGCTAAAGAAAAAGCAAGTGAACAAGGTGTTGATAACGTTGAGTTCGGTGTTGGAAGTTTCAATAAGCCAGATGTTGATTCGGTGGACATAATTGTTTCAAACTTTGCTTTACACCACCTAACAGATGAAGAGAAAAAAAATACTATAAATGGGTTTAGTGAACTTGGAGCTCAAAAAATAGTTTTAGGAGACCTAATGTTCTTTAAAAAACCTGATATGGAAAATCCATTCCATAAACCCGAAGTAGACGACCCAGCATATGTTGGAGAGCTTGTGCTCGCATTCACACAAGCAGGTTATTCAGTTACCAACCTGGTTAAAATACACAACGAGATAGGTGTGTTGGTAGGGAAAAAAACACCTGACCATTAA
- a CDS encoding RuBisCO large subunit C-terminal-like domain-containing protein translates to MSLLATYYVESEMSLVEAGREIALEESVGTWTQVHTSTDWIEKELKATVDSVDKDNNIVVVDYPDKLFEYDNIPQILSIVAGNLFGLSELKNVRLENLKFPEKAVKMYSGPKHNIKDLKEFVDAENRPLVGTIVKPKVGLSPKETSKVAYEAAIGGVDLIKDDETLTNQDFCGYIDRVVNVMEMLDKAKEEGHGNTFYAVNITSSCNEIVDRAVNAVEHGANMVMVDVITTGYSALKMISNAVDVPVHVHRTMHAAMTRNPKHGISMLPISKLVRLCGGTQLHTGSYHGKMHGNTKEIDACKQALTTEWHGLKNVLPVASGGIHPGLVANNLDGYGENCIVQAGGGIHGHPDGTQAGAKAMKQAIDAWTKKIPTKQYAETHKELKTALNHWEKSTTPP, encoded by the coding sequence ATGAGTTTGTTAGCAACCTATTACGTTGAAAGTGAGATGTCTTTAGTAGAGGCAGGTAGGGAGATTGCCTTAGAAGAATCGGTTGGAACTTGGACCCAAGTACATACATCAACCGACTGGATAGAAAAAGAACTTAAAGCCACCGTAGACTCCGTCGATAAAGACAACAACATCGTTGTCGTTGATTATCCCGACAAATTATTTGAATATGATAATATTCCCCAGATACTTAGTATCGTAGCCGGTAACCTATTCGGATTATCTGAACTAAAAAACGTAAGACTCGAAAACCTAAAGTTTCCAGAAAAAGCAGTCAAAATGTATTCTGGCCCAAAACATAACATAAAAGACCTTAAAGAATTCGTTGACGCGGAAAACCGGCCTTTAGTTGGAACAATCGTAAAACCTAAAGTCGGTCTCTCACCCAAAGAAACCTCCAAAGTTGCATATGAAGCAGCAATCGGCGGTGTAGACCTAATTAAAGATGACGAAACCCTCACAAACCAAGATTTCTGTGGCTATATCGATCGAGTCGTCAATGTAATGGAGATGCTGGATAAAGCAAAAGAAGAAGGGCATGGAAACACATTCTACGCAGTAAACATAACCTCCAGCTGCAATGAAATAGTTGACAGAGCAGTTAATGCAGTTGAACACGGCGCCAACATGGTTATGGTTGACGTTATAACAACCGGATACTCAGCATTAAAAATGATATCTAACGCAGTCGACGTACCCGTCCACGTACACAGAACAATGCATGCAGCAATGACAAGAAACCCCAAACACGGAATATCTATGTTACCCATCTCAAAATTAGTACGACTCTGCGGAGGAACACAACTACACACAGGTAGTTACCATGGAAAAATGCATGGAAACACCAAAGAAATCGATGCATGTAAACAAGCATTAACAACCGAATGGCATGGACTAAAAAACGTATTACCCGTAGCATCCGGAGGAATACACCCCGGATTAGTCGCCAACAACCTAGATGGATATGGAGAAAACTGCATAGTACAAGCAGGCGGTGGAATACACGGACATCCAGACGGAACACAAGCAGGAGCCAAAGCAATGAAACAAGCAATAGACGCCTGGACAAAAAAAATACCCACAAAACAATACGCAGAAACACACAAAGAACTGAAAACAGCACTAAACCACTGGGAAAAGTCAACTACCCCTCCCTAA